The following proteins are co-located in the Rheinheimera salexigens genome:
- the tolA gene encoding cell envelope integrity protein TolA, protein MAIKIDPPLAKSLGLHLVVIILLVWGADFTSKPEVVNVTLESEGEAQAPVEAVAIDSEALQQRVAQMQREKSDAKAAEEKRIRDLERRAQQAEKNRADEEVRLQQVAAQKRQADAEAKASQAAAADAKKLQLQEAEKAKQAEQARIKKEQERKKAEDAAKAAEQKRKQEQEALEKERAERARKAADAKRQAEQERLMQEQLAKEASARSAARSRQAATEVDRYKALISNTINQNLYKDESMRNKSCSVNIKLATTGFVTSVNVLGGDRVVCDATVRAVNRIGSLPMSPDPDVYKELKDITLRVEPEF, encoded by the coding sequence ATGGCTATAAAAATAGACCCACCATTAGCAAAATCGCTGGGGCTGCATTTAGTCGTTATTATTTTGTTAGTGTGGGGCGCAGATTTTACCTCTAAGCCTGAAGTTGTTAATGTTACGCTGGAATCTGAAGGTGAAGCGCAAGCACCGGTTGAAGCAGTTGCTATTGATTCTGAAGCTTTGCAGCAACGAGTTGCCCAAATGCAGCGCGAAAAAAGCGATGCTAAAGCGGCAGAAGAGAAACGTATTCGTGACTTAGAACGTCGTGCTCAGCAAGCAGAAAAAAATCGTGCTGATGAAGAAGTGCGCTTACAGCAAGTCGCGGCGCAAAAGCGTCAAGCTGATGCAGAAGCAAAAGCGTCACAAGCCGCAGCAGCCGATGCCAAAAAGCTTCAGCTACAAGAGGCCGAAAAAGCCAAGCAAGCAGAGCAAGCCAGAATTAAAAAAGAGCAAGAGCGCAAAAAAGCTGAAGATGCAGCTAAAGCGGCTGAGCAAAAGCGTAAGCAAGAACAAGAAGCATTAGAGAAAGAACGGGCAGAGCGGGCGCGTAAAGCAGCCGATGCTAAGCGCCAAGCAGAGCAAGAGCGATTAATGCAAGAGCAATTAGCCAAAGAAGCCAGTGCCAGATCGGCGGCGCGTTCTCGGCAAGCTGCAACGGAAGTTGATCGCTATAAAGCATTAATATCAAATACAATAAATCAAAATTTGTATAAAGATGAATCTATGCGAAACAAATCGTGCTCAGTGAATATCAAGCTAGCTACCACTGGCTTTGTAACAAGTGTTAATGTGCTAGGTGGCGATAGAGTAGTCTGTGACGCTACAGTACGTGCAGTAAACCGCATAGGTAGTTTACCTATGTCGCCAGATCCAGATGTGTACAAGGAACTGAAAGATATAACCCTAAGAGTGGAGCCCGAGTTTTGA
- the tolR gene encoding protein TolR yields the protein MYVRKKRRLKAEINVVPYIDVMLVLLVIFMVTTPLITQGVKVELPKSAAEPIKQMKDGKTPLVATVDQDGLYYFEKDSKQQGPFTTEQLTVEVASWLTIEPGTQVIVKGDGRVSYDAIIRLINILKQAGAPSVGLMTDNVDSK from the coding sequence ATGTACGTGCGGAAAAAGCGTAGATTAAAAGCTGAAATCAACGTTGTACCTTATATTGACGTTATGTTGGTGTTATTAGTCATCTTTATGGTGACCACACCGCTTATTACGCAAGGGGTAAAGGTTGAACTGCCAAAGTCTGCTGCAGAACCGATTAAACAAATGAAAGACGGTAAAACACCTTTAGTGGCGACGGTAGATCAAGATGGCTTGTATTATTTTGAAAAAGACAGCAAGCAACAAGGGCCTTTTACCACTGAACAGTTAACTGTTGAAGTCGCAAGTTGGTTAACCATAGAGCCGGGAACCCAAGTCATTGTGAAGGGGGATGGCAGAGTGAGTTATGATGCGATAATTCGCTTAATTAATATATTAAAACAAGCTGGCGCGCCATCGGTGGGATTAATGACTGATAACGTGGACTCGAAATAA
- the tolQ gene encoding protein TolQ: protein MSGEISILSLLIEASIVVQLVMLVLLVMSVMSWAMIIRRRKILSEALIDARKFEDKFWSGVDLSKLYNEVNARSTVNGLEALFKAGFKEFARLHKSSSKQSVAVMEGTQRAMRVGLSREVERLETNLPFLATVGSISPYIGLFGTVWGIMNSFIALGAVEQATLSMVAPGIAEALIATAIGLFAAIPAVIAFNKFSHQVEVLESHYANFAEEFANILNRQAMVSNGDNS from the coding sequence GTGTCAGGTGAAATTTCAATTTTAAGTTTATTAATAGAAGCAAGTATAGTTGTACAACTCGTGATGCTGGTTCTGTTGGTAATGTCCGTTATGTCATGGGCCATGATTATTCGTCGGCGTAAAATATTAAGCGAAGCCTTAATTGATGCCCGTAAGTTTGAAGATAAATTTTGGTCAGGTGTTGATTTATCAAAACTGTATAATGAAGTAAACGCTCGTTCTACCGTAAACGGCCTAGAAGCTTTATTTAAAGCTGGCTTTAAAGAATTTGCCCGTTTGCATAAATCCAGCAGCAAACAATCTGTTGCGGTAATGGAAGGTACACAGCGTGCTATGCGCGTAGGCTTGTCGCGTGAAGTTGAACGCTTAGAAACTAATTTACCCTTTTTAGCGACTGTTGGCTCTATTAGCCCTTATATCGGCTTATTTGGCACGGTATGGGGCATTATGAATTCCTTTATTGCTTTAGGTGCTGTTGAGCAAGCTACATTATCAATGGTAGCGCCGGGTATTGCTGAAGCACTTATTGCTACTGCTATTGGTTTATTTGCCGCTATTCCGGCAGTTATAGCCTTTAATAAGTTTTCGCATCAGGTTGAAGTGCTTGAATCTCATTATGCTAATTTTGCTGAAGAATTTGCCAATATTTTAAATCGCCAAGCGATGGTAAGTAATGGAGACAATAGCTAA
- the ybgC gene encoding tol-pal system-associated acyl-CoA thioesterase, whose amino-acid sequence MSKTIFTFPVRVYYEDTDAGGIVYYANYLKFFERARTEWLRALGVEQDLLLANDVAFVVTQVVMDNYKAAKFNELLTVRSQISTLKRASMVFKQQIQNQAGAVVCSADIKIACVSLQEMKARAIPAEVTEVLQGVR is encoded by the coding sequence ATGTCTAAAACAATCTTTACTTTTCCAGTGCGTGTTTATTACGAAGATACAGACGCCGGTGGTATTGTATATTATGCCAATTACCTAAAATTCTTTGAACGAGCACGTACCGAATGGTTACGTGCTTTAGGTGTAGAGCAGGATTTATTATTAGCAAATGATGTGGCTTTTGTGGTGACTCAGGTAGTAATGGATAACTATAAAGCCGCTAAATTTAATGAATTATTGACCGTGCGTAGTCAAATTAGTACTTTAAAACGCGCGAGCATGGTATTTAAACAGCAAATACAAAATCAGGCCGGTGCAGTTGTGTGTTCGGCAGACATTAAAATAGCCTGTGTATCATTGCAGGAAATGAAAGCCCGAGCGATTCCGGCAGAAGTGACAGAGGTATTACAAGGTGTCAGGTGA
- the ruvB gene encoding Holliday junction branch migration DNA helicase RuvB, protein MIEADRLIQTTATREDEVIDRAIRPKTLADYTGQEHVCEQMAIFIEAARGRGDPLDHLLIFGPPGLGKTTLAMIVANEMGVNIKNTSGPVLEKAGDLAALLTNLEPNDVLFIDEIHRLSPVVEEILYPAMEDYQLDIMIGEGPAARSIKLELPPFTLIGATTRAGALTSPLRDRFGIVQRLEFYKVSELTQIILRSAHYLNLQLDEAGATEIARRSRGTPRIANRLLRRVRDYAQVKANGEVTIEIAAQALQMVDVDAEGFDYMDRKLLLTIIEKFDGGPVGLDNLAAAIGEEKDTIEDVIEPFLIQQGFIQRTPRGRIASPRAYSHFGFDLPESTKQ, encoded by the coding sequence ATGATAGAAGCTGATCGCCTTATCCAGACCACTGCTACGCGTGAAGATGAAGTCATTGACCGGGCTATTCGGCCAAAAACCTTAGCCGACTATACAGGGCAAGAACATGTCTGCGAACAAATGGCTATTTTTATTGAAGCTGCACGAGGTCGGGGTGATCCATTGGATCATTTGCTTATTTTTGGCCCACCGGGTTTAGGTAAAACCACGTTAGCCATGATAGTGGCCAATGAAATGGGCGTAAATATTAAAAATACCTCTGGCCCAGTGTTAGAGAAAGCCGGCGATTTAGCCGCACTGCTGACTAACTTAGAGCCAAACGATGTGTTGTTTATTGATGAGATCCATCGTTTAAGCCCTGTGGTTGAAGAAATACTTTATCCGGCGATGGAAGATTATCAGCTGGATATTATGATAGGCGAAGGCCCAGCTGCACGTTCTATTAAATTAGAATTGCCACCCTTTACCTTAATTGGCGCTACTACCAGAGCAGGGGCATTAACTTCACCCCTGCGCGATCGTTTTGGTATCGTGCAGCGACTAGAGTTTTATAAAGTCTCAGAGCTAACCCAAATTATTTTACGCTCAGCGCATTATTTAAATTTACAACTAGACGAAGCTGGCGCCACTGAAATAGCCCGCCGATCACGAGGCACACCGCGGATAGCGAATCGATTATTACGCCGGGTTCGGGATTATGCACAAGTAAAGGCCAACGGTGAAGTCACCATCGAAATTGCAGCACAAGCACTGCAAATGGTTGATGTTGATGCCGAAGGTTTCGACTATATGGATAGAAAGCTATTGCTTACCATTATTGAAAAGTTTGATGGTGGTCCAGTGGGCTTAGATAACCTTGCCGCCGCGATAGGTGAAGAAAAAGATACTATCGAAGATGTTATTGAACCATTTTTAATTCAGCAGGGTTTTATTCAGCGCACACCAAGAGGGCGCATTGCCTCACCTAGAGCTTATAGCCATTTTGGTTTTGATTTACCCGAGTCGACAAAACAATAA
- the ruvA gene encoding Holliday junction branch migration protein RuvA, translating to MIGRLRGILLEKQAPDLLIEVGGVGYEVQLPLNSFYNLPAIGAEAIIYTHFVVRDDAQLLFGFTNETERALFRQLIKANGVGPKLALTILSGMTAQQFVRCVQMDDMTTLVKLPGVGKKTAERLVVEMRDRLKNWGVALATPTTDSMLVIDDEAIFTRPISAEDDAISALVSLGYSQLQAAKAIKKVITPDMSSEQLIKTALRSMI from the coding sequence ATGATAGGACGATTACGTGGTATCTTGTTAGAAAAACAGGCCCCTGATTTATTAATAGAAGTTGGTGGAGTCGGTTATGAAGTGCAGTTGCCACTCAATAGCTTTTATAATTTACCGGCGATAGGCGCAGAAGCCATTATCTATACCCATTTTGTGGTGCGTGATGATGCCCAATTATTGTTTGGCTTTACCAATGAAACCGAGCGAGCGTTATTTCGCCAGTTAATTAAAGCCAATGGTGTTGGCCCTAAATTGGCGCTAACCATATTATCTGGCATGACAGCACAGCAGTTTGTGCGTTGTGTACAAATGGATGATATGACCACCTTAGTTAAACTGCCAGGTGTAGGTAAAAAAACCGCCGAGCGTTTAGTGGTAGAAATGCGCGACAGGCTTAAAAACTGGGGCGTTGCTTTAGCTACACCCACAACCGATAGTATGTTGGTGATTGATGATGAAGCTATCTTTACCCGGCCTATCAGTGCCGAAGATGACGCTATCAGCGCTTTAGTATCATTGGGCTATAGTCAACTGCAGGCAGCTAAAGCGATTAAAAAAGTGATTACCCCAGATATGAGCAGTGAGCAATTAATTAAAACCGCGCTACGGAGCATGATTTAA
- the ruvC gene encoding crossover junction endodeoxyribonuclease RuvC, whose protein sequence is MNIILGIDPGSRITGYGVVRQVGNQFSYVASGCIRLKTTDLLPERLLDIFNGVSEIIQQTQPTIFAIEQVFMARNPDSALKLGQARGAAIVAAKNAGLEVYEYSARQVKQAVVGTGAADKAQVQHMVRTLLKLAANPQADAADALAVAMCHGHTQQSLISLAGQARKTVRGRLQ, encoded by the coding sequence ATGAATATAATTCTCGGCATTGACCCGGGAAGCCGTATCACTGGCTATGGCGTAGTGCGCCAAGTGGGTAATCAATTTAGCTATGTTGCTAGCGGCTGTATTCGCTTAAAAACCACCGATTTATTACCCGAGCGGTTGTTGGATATATTTAACGGTGTTAGTGAAATTATTCAACAAACCCAACCGACTATTTTTGCTATTGAACAAGTGTTTATGGCCCGCAATCCAGATTCGGCCTTAAAGCTAGGCCAAGCGCGAGGCGCGGCTATTGTTGCCGCTAAAAACGCCGGGCTTGAAGTCTATGAGTATTCAGCGCGCCAAGTAAAACAAGCGGTAGTCGGTACTGGTGCGGCTGATAAAGCCCAAGTACAACATATGGTGCGCACCTTGTTAAAGTTAGCCGCTAACCCACAAGCCGACGCAGCCGATGCGCTTGCAGTGGCTATGTGTCATGGGCATACTCAGCAAAGTTTAATTAGTTTAGCCGGTCAAGCACGTAAAACCGTGCGCGGTCGTTTGCAATAA
- a CDS encoding YebC/PmpR family DNA-binding transcriptional regulator has product MAGHSKWANMKHRKARQDAKKSKIFTKIIRELTVAAKQNPDPSMNPRLRLAVDKALSENMTRDTIDRAIKRGAGASESENYEELVYEGYGPNGVAIIVETMTDNHKRTVAEVRHAFSKNNGSLGTSGSVAYLFSRLGVLMFAPGVDEDALMEVALEAGADDIVTDDDGSIEVLTQPDNFEDVKTALVASGFNAESAEVTLVPSIRAEVEASNAAEFFKLIDMLEDSDDVQNVYHNADISEELMAEFG; this is encoded by the coding sequence ATGGCCGGCCATAGTAAATGGGCGAACATGAAGCATCGCAAAGCCCGTCAAGATGCAAAGAAAAGTAAAATCTTCACTAAAATAATCCGCGAGCTAACCGTCGCTGCCAAGCAAAACCCTGATCCAAGCATGAACCCTCGTTTACGCTTAGCGGTAGATAAAGCCTTATCAGAAAACATGACCCGAGACACCATAGACCGTGCTATTAAACGTGGTGCTGGCGCCAGTGAAAGCGAAAACTATGAAGAGTTAGTCTATGAAGGTTATGGGCCTAACGGGGTGGCTATTATAGTTGAAACCATGACTGATAATCATAAGCGTACCGTAGCCGAAGTACGGCATGCCTTTAGTAAAAACAATGGAAGCTTAGGTACATCTGGCTCAGTTGCGTATTTATTTAGTCGTTTAGGGGTCTTAATGTTTGCACCGGGTGTCGACGAAGATGCGCTAATGGAAGTGGCATTAGAGGCCGGTGCCGATGATATTGTTACTGATGATGATGGCAGCATAGAAGTATTAACTCAGCCCGATAATTTTGAAGATGTTAAAACAGCATTAGTGGCTTCTGGTTTTAACGCAGAGTCGGCTGAGGTGACTTTAGTGCCGTCTATTCGCGCTGAAGTAGAAGCCAGCAATGCAGCCGAATTTTTTAAACTTATTGATATGTTAGAAGACTCAGACGATGTACAAAACGTGTATCACAATGCCGATATCAGTGAAGAGCTGATGGCGGAATTTGGCTAA
- the aspS gene encoding aspartate--tRNA ligase: protein MRSHYCGLLTAQHAEQQVSLCGWVNRRRDLGGLIFLDLRDREGLVQVVCDPDLAELFKVAYTLRNEFCIQVKGQVRARPESQINADMATGAVEVYASEVIILNKAAPSPLDANQNNSEEQRLKYRYLDLRRPVMSDRLKFRAKVTSFVRNFMDNNGFLDVETPILTKATPEGARDYLVPSRTHKGEFFALPQSPQLFKQLLMMSGLDRYYQIVKCFRDEDLRADRQPEFTQIDIETSFMSAEQVMNLTEEMVQKMFASLLDVDLGQFPRMTYHEAMRLYGSDKPDLRNPMQLVDIADLVKDVEFKVFSGPANDAKGRVVALKVPQAAAKVSRKDIDGYTSFVGIYGAKGLAWMKVNDTEQGIEGIQSPVAKFLTADIVSEILQRTAAQNGDLILFGADNYNTVCEAMGALRLKIGEDLAITQAGWQPLWVVDFPMFEQADDGSYAAVHHPFTAPVDSASFLTTPIDQIQQGDLLSNAYDMVLNGTELGGGSVRIHNSDVQAKVFSLLGISDEEAKEKFGFLLEALKYGAPPHAGLAFGLDRLVMLMTGATSIRDVMAFPKTATAACPLTNAPSSANPAQLAELSIQVIKKPS, encoded by the coding sequence ATGCGTAGCCATTATTGCGGTTTATTAACTGCACAACATGCAGAACAACAGGTTTCATTATGTGGTTGGGTAAACCGCCGCCGCGATTTAGGTGGGCTTATTTTCCTTGACCTGCGTGACCGTGAAGGTTTAGTACAGGTTGTGTGCGATCCGGACTTAGCCGAGTTATTTAAAGTCGCCTATACCTTGCGAAACGAATTTTGTATTCAAGTTAAAGGTCAAGTACGTGCGCGGCCTGAGTCACAAATTAATGCCGATATGGCCACCGGTGCCGTTGAAGTCTACGCCAGTGAAGTTATTATTTTAAATAAAGCTGCGCCATCACCATTAGACGCCAATCAAAATAATAGCGAAGAACAACGCTTAAAATATCGATATTTAGATTTACGCCGTCCGGTGATGAGCGATCGTTTAAAGTTTCGGGCCAAAGTAACCAGCTTTGTCCGTAACTTTATGGACAACAATGGCTTTTTAGATGTTGAAACGCCTATCTTAACCAAAGCGACACCAGAAGGCGCTCGTGATTATTTAGTACCAAGCCGCACCCATAAAGGCGAATTCTTTGCTTTGCCACAATCGCCGCAATTATTTAAACAATTATTAATGATGTCGGGTTTAGACCGTTATTATCAAATCGTTAAATGCTTCCGTGACGAAGACTTGCGTGCCGATCGTCAGCCAGAATTTACTCAAATAGATATCGAAACCTCTTTTATGAGCGCCGAGCAAGTGATGAACTTGACTGAAGAAATGGTGCAAAAAATGTTTGCTAGCTTGCTAGACGTAGATTTAGGCCAATTTCCACGCATGACCTATCATGAAGCCATGCGTTTATACGGCTCTGATAAACCAGACTTACGTAATCCTATGCAATTGGTTGATATTGCTGATTTAGTTAAAGACGTTGAGTTTAAAGTATTCTCAGGCCCAGCCAATGATGCTAAAGGCCGTGTGGTGGCATTAAAAGTGCCACAAGCAGCCGCTAAAGTGTCGCGTAAAGATATTGACGGCTACACCAGCTTTGTTGGTATTTATGGCGCTAAAGGCTTAGCGTGGATGAAAGTCAACGACACCGAACAAGGCATTGAAGGTATTCAATCGCCGGTAGCGAAGTTTTTAACGGCTGATATTGTCAGTGAAATATTACAACGCACTGCAGCCCAAAACGGCGACTTAATTTTATTTGGTGCCGATAACTACAATACTGTGTGTGAAGCGATGGGCGCACTGCGCTTGAAAATAGGTGAAGATTTAGCCATTACGCAAGCGGGTTGGCAACCACTATGGGTTGTTGACTTCCCGATGTTTGAACAAGCCGATGATGGCAGCTACGCCGCTGTACACCATCCGTTTACCGCACCAGTTGATAGTGCAAGCTTTTTAACCACGCCAATCGATCAAATCCAGCAGGGTGATTTATTATCCAACGCTTATGATATGGTATTAAATGGTACCGAGTTAGGTGGTGGTTCTGTTCGTATCCATAATTCAGATGTCCAAGCTAAGGTATTCAGCTTACTGGGCATTAGTGATGAAGAAGCCAAAGAGAAATTTGGTTTCTTATTAGAAGCCTTAAAATATGGCGCGCCACCGCATGCCGGTTTAGCGTTTGGTTTAGATCGTTTAGTGATGCTAATGACCGGTGCGACTTCAATTCGGGATGTAATGGCTTTTCCAAAAACAGCTACGGCTGCTTGTCCATTAACCAATGCACCAAGTAGTGCTAATCCTGCTCAATTGGCAGAATTAAGTATTCAAGTTATAAAAAAGCCTAGCTAG
- a CDS encoding transporter substrate-binding domain-containing protein, with protein sequence MKQGISKLLYLILFFMLPLVQAALPSPLKIAISDNTYPYMFLNQQGEPEGLVVDYWQHIAQQQQIDVQFIAANWPKTIELLEQGKVDFHGGLAANPKRAQQYQLGDIGVNIYNNIFVHRDMPHFKNVQELKPLTIGVIERSSHVATLQTLIPNVKLAYFSTIQDLYTAAVQGELFAFSALDMLPTTYVDFKQLNALFPLHKKMPITKIDLSYAVYQKPTLFEQLQLATGQVEPSLIRQLEQRWLGIQVEKDTLLLGVPVNNPPYMNITAEGEARGLIIELWQAWAEQTGKKIAFVPDTSANTVRSLEQGRIDAIVAMTINEQTSDKITEAYHVYSFNSLFYYPKVKGELRLDTLTDETVAVFQNSPYLAELKQKYPQLSFKLFVSLEDILSAVQQQEVIGFIGGAAIIPVRLQQLNVADSYIGAAKPIVEGALFALVQTGNEGLSNEIHQGFASLSLSQLEAIEKRWLDEPERYFAKFRQKVPLTATEQSWLDAHQPIKLGIVKDLPPMEFVDDKGEAAGITIDIVNVIAQRLNTQIEIVKFDSFTELKAAFKQNSIDFIGSIGEQPAGEKTILLTEAYWSSQWAIISGVSSEKVNNVKQLAGKRVAIYKDYAMANELPNYVHGTAITLTDNLKQAINLLQHGEVDAVIESVEAAGQFLRDSGYVNLQIQVLEGLATDPTMFGVRLDYQPLVVLLNKGLRSLGEEGGKQIYNKWFDFQINQGLDKAQFTRLMMQVGGAASLIIMFFIIWNYSLRKEVNLRRRAEDKMRFMATHDDLTQLPNRILLKERLEQALLQHARHNEMLGLLFIDLDGFKDINDKYGHDVGDELLQHLVTILQGSVRKSDTVSRFGGDEFVVLLTGLMHRNDAAIVAEKVLQRLKQSIMLSIGSVTIGASIGIAIYPDDGTDSDKLLKVADNLMYRVKQQGKNQYCFSKPGF encoded by the coding sequence ATGAAGCAAGGAATTTCTAAATTACTCTATTTAATACTATTTTTTATGCTGCCGCTGGTGCAAGCCGCTTTGCCGTCGCCATTAAAAATAGCTATTAGTGATAATACTTATCCCTATATGTTTCTTAATCAGCAGGGCGAGCCTGAGGGCTTAGTGGTTGATTATTGGCAACACATCGCGCAACAACAGCAAATAGACGTGCAATTTATAGCAGCTAATTGGCCAAAAACCATTGAGTTGTTAGAACAAGGCAAGGTAGATTTTCATGGCGGTTTAGCCGCAAATCCAAAACGGGCACAGCAATACCAGCTTGGGGATATTGGCGTAAATATTTACAATAATATTTTTGTCCATCGTGATATGCCACATTTTAAGAATGTACAAGAATTAAAGCCCCTAACTATAGGGGTGATTGAGCGTTCTAGCCATGTTGCCACCTTACAAACGTTAATTCCAAACGTTAAGTTAGCGTATTTTTCTACTATTCAAGATTTATATACTGCGGCTGTGCAAGGTGAGTTATTTGCGTTTAGTGCCTTAGATATGCTGCCAACCACTTACGTTGATTTTAAACAGTTAAATGCATTATTTCCATTACATAAAAAAATGCCGATTACCAAAATTGATTTAAGCTATGCCGTTTATCAAAAACCAACATTATTTGAGCAATTACAACTTGCCACAGGGCAGGTTGAACCCAGCCTAATCCGTCAATTAGAGCAACGCTGGCTGGGAATACAAGTTGAAAAAGATACCTTATTATTAGGTGTGCCGGTTAATAATCCGCCTTATATGAATATTACCGCCGAAGGAGAAGCAAGAGGCTTAATCATTGAATTATGGCAAGCTTGGGCTGAACAAACCGGTAAAAAAATTGCATTTGTCCCCGACACATCCGCTAATACGGTGCGTAGCCTAGAACAAGGCCGTATCGATGCCATTGTCGCTATGACTATTAATGAGCAAACATCAGATAAAATAACCGAGGCTTATCATGTCTATAGCTTTAATTCGTTATTCTACTATCCAAAAGTTAAAGGCGAATTACGTTTAGATACCTTAACGGACGAAACGGTTGCCGTGTTCCAAAACTCTCCTTATCTAGCTGAACTAAAACAAAAGTATCCGCAGCTCAGTTTTAAGCTATTTGTATCTTTAGAAGATATTCTTAGTGCCGTACAGCAACAAGAAGTGATTGGTTTTATTGGCGGTGCTGCCATCATTCCAGTGCGCTTACAACAACTTAATGTCGCTGATAGTTATATCGGTGCAGCAAAACCGATAGTAGAAGGTGCACTTTTTGCTTTGGTACAAACAGGAAATGAAGGGTTAAGTAATGAGATACATCAAGGGTTTGCTAGCTTAAGTCTTAGCCAATTAGAAGCTATCGAAAAACGTTGGCTGGATGAGCCTGAACGCTATTTTGCCAAATTTCGGCAAAAAGTGCCCTTAACTGCTACTGAGCAATCTTGGTTAGACGCTCATCAACCAATTAAACTAGGTATAGTTAAAGATTTGCCGCCAATGGAGTTTGTTGATGATAAGGGTGAAGCGGCGGGTATTACTATTGATATTGTTAATGTTATCGCTCAGCGTTTAAATACCCAAATTGAGATTGTTAAGTTTGATAGCTTTACGGAATTAAAAGCCGCCTTTAAACAAAACTCGATTGATTTTATCGGCAGTATTGGTGAGCAGCCAGCAGGGGAAAAAACGATATTGTTAACCGAGGCATATTGGTCAAGCCAATGGGCTATTATTAGCGGTGTTTCAAGTGAAAAGGTAAATAATGTTAAGCAGTTAGCTGGTAAGCGAGTCGCCATATATAAAGATTACGCGATGGCAAATGAGCTGCCAAATTATGTGCATGGTACAGCAATAACACTCACTGATAATCTAAAACAAGCTATCAATTTATTACAGCATGGCGAAGTGGATGCGGTGATCGAGTCAGTTGAAGCAGCAGGGCAGTTTTTGCGTGACTCAGGCTATGTAAATTTACAAATTCAAGTGCTTGAAGGGTTAGCAACTGACCCGACAATGTTTGGTGTCAGACTGGATTATCAACCCTTAGTGGTATTGCTCAATAAAGGCTTACGCAGCCTTGGTGAAGAGGGCGGCAAACAAATTTATAATAAGTGGTTTGATTTTCAAATTAACCAAGGCCTAGATAAAGCCCAGTTTACTCGCTTAATGATGCAGGTCGGCGGCGCCGCATCGCTTATTATCATGTTTTTTATTATTTGGAACTATTCCTTACGCAAAGAAGTCAATTTACGCCGTCGTGCTGAAGACAAAATGCGTTTTATGGCCACCCATGATGATTTAACCCAATTGCCTAATCGTATTCTATTAAAAGAACGTTTAGAACAAGCCCTACTGCAACATGCCAGACATAATGAAATGCTGGGATTATTATTTATCGACTTAGATGGTTTTAAAGATATTAATGATAAATATGGCCATGATGTCGGGGATGAACTGTTACAACATCTGGTAACCATTTTACAAGGCTCTGTGCGAAAAAGTGATACTGTGTCCCGTTTTGGTGGCGATGAGTTTGTGGTGCTATTAACAGGCTTAATGCACCGTAATGATGCCGCTATAGTGGCAGAAAAGGTATTACAACGATTAAAGCAATCTATCATGTTATCGATAGGTTCTGTCACCATAGGCGCCAGTATTGGCATAGCTATTTATCCGGATGATGGCACCGATAGCGATAAGCTATTAAAAGTGGCAGATAATCTAATGTACCGGGTTAAGCAGCAAGGCAAAAACCAATATTGTTTTAGTAAACCTGGGTTTTAA